From Zingiber officinale cultivar Zhangliang chromosome 5B, Zo_v1.1, whole genome shotgun sequence, the proteins below share one genomic window:
- the LOC121985590 gene encoding ethylene-responsive transcription factor ERF014-like — protein MGKSSGKRPYNGVRRRSWGSWVSEIRAPLHKTRIWLGSYSTPEAAARAYDAALLCLKGSSAATFNFPAALPSGRLIAPAALSPKSIQKLAAAAAAAAAANSPPPPSLPSDSDEDHCRPVVVPAISNSTTATEREEVVADETWVDLEPLMQSPKNADDQYVAVSSNYWPEDWEELAAGDMNLWNFC, from the coding sequence ATGGGGAAGAGCAGCGGAAAGAGGCCGTACAACGGGGTGCGGCGGCGGAGCTGGGGCTCGTGGGTGTCCGAGATCAGGGCGCCACTTCACAAGACCCGTATCTGGCTCGGTTCCTACTCCACCCCGGAGGCCGCCGCCCGCGCCTACGACGCCGCCCTCCTCTGCCTCAAGGGCTCCTCCGCGGCCACCTTCAACTTCCCCGCCGCCCTCCCCTCCGGCCGCCTCATCGCCCCTGCTGCTTTGTCTCCCAAGTCCATCCAGAAACTCGCTGCCGCTGCtgcagccgccgccgccgccaactCTCCTCCTCCACCTTCATTGCCTTCAGACTCCGACGAGGACCACTGCCGGCCTGTTGTCGTGCCGGCGATTTCCAACTCCACGACGGCGACCGAGAGGGAGGAAGTAGTAGCGGATGAGACTTGGGTGGATCTTGAACCGCTGATGCAGTCGCCGAAGAACGCGGATGATCAATATGTGGCGGTCTCTTCTAATTATTGGCCGGAGGACTGGGAGGAGTTGGCCGCCGGCGACATGAACCTGTGGAACTTTTGCTAG